The Actinomycetota bacterium region CAAACAGCAGCAGAAATAAAGCCAATAATTATGAATTCTACCCATTGTCTAACTGTTCTCATTCTTGGTTCTTCTCCTGAAGAGATGGGAAATAAATGACCCCATATCTTGTAGGGAACAAATCCGAGTAAAAAGTTTCCAATAAAACCAAAAAATGAACCAGGACCTAAGGTTCCAAAAAAATCACCAATTAGATTACCAAAAGCACATCCCCATGCTGCTGCGGGTCCAAAGAGAAGTGAGAATGCTATGGGAAGAATATTTGCGGGTCTGATTTCAGTTATTCCTGGTACAATGACAATTCCTGCTTTAAATGCAATCAATACTGCTGCATATAGCGCTGCACATAATGAAGTAAGAAGAATCATTCTTACATTTTTCCACATTGTTAAAATTTCTTTCAATTTCTCCTCCTTTTTTAGAAATTTTAATTAAAGTATTTCAGATTTTTTCCCATCACCTCCTTTTCAATATTATCTTAATTTTTCTTTTTGAATTTTAGATGAGAAATATAATAAAAATGTTGCAAAGATAAATAAAAATAATTTTTAAATTATCATAAATTATGTTTCTATATCTTTATAATAGCAGAGTTTTTCAAAATATCATAATTATTTTTTTAGA contains the following coding sequences:
- a CDS encoding QueT transporter family protein: MKEILTMWKNVRMILLTSLCAALYAAVLIAFKAGIVIVPGITEIRPANILPIAFSLLFGPAAAWGCAFGNLIGDFFGTLGPGSFFGFIGNFLLGFVPYKIWGHLFPISSGEEPRMRTVRQWVEFIIIGFISAAVCAVVIAWGLEVLGLVPFKVLSTIITSNNTAAHIVGGILLLLVWGRVKKIGLYWKDVMAEEDIAKPILPKIGALLMLIGGVVGWILGVFILPAGAIIGTIALFIVAIIVAMFLL